From the genome of Cytobacillus firmus, one region includes:
- the trmL gene encoding tRNA (uridine(34)/cytosine(34)/5-carboxymethylaminomethyluridine(34)-2'-O)-methyltransferase TrmL — MGLHVVLYQPEIPANTGNIARTCAATDTTLHLIRPLGFSTDDKMLKRAGLDYWQFVKIVYHDSLDDFFKSTEQGEYFYLMKDGTKPYSTFDYSKVEKDYYFIFGKETTGLPNDVIERNKERLLKVPINNNIRSLNLSNTAAILVYEALRQQEYLHLS, encoded by the coding sequence GTGGGATTGCATGTAGTATTATACCAGCCGGAAATTCCGGCCAACACAGGCAATATAGCCCGTACCTGCGCGGCTACTGATACGACATTGCATCTGATCCGGCCGCTCGGCTTTTCAACAGATGATAAAATGCTGAAGCGGGCTGGCCTGGATTACTGGCAATTTGTAAAAATTGTTTATCATGATTCATTGGATGATTTCTTTAAAAGCACTGAACAAGGTGAATACTTCTATTTAATGAAGGATGGCACCAAGCCATATTCCACTTTTGACTATAGCAAAGTCGAGAAGGATTATTATTTTATTTTCGGCAAGGAAACGACCGGTCTTCCCAATGATGTTATTGAAAGAAACAAAGAGCGCTTGTTAAAGGTACCAATCAACAATAATATCCGTTCGCTTAACTTATCCAACACAGCTGCCATTCTTGTCTATGAAGCACTGCGCCAGCAGGAATACTTACATTTATCATAG
- the nfsA gene encoding oxygen-insensitive NADPH nitroreductase has protein sequence MNEVTNLLMDHRSVRNFEDRPLSKEQIETIVLSAQAASTSSFVQAYSIIGVTDKEKKAKLAEMAGNQNYVAENGHFFVFCADLHRHEVIGQMENKNVIPSIESTEKFMVAVIDAALAAQNAAIAAESLGLGLCYIGGIRNNLEGVAELLKTPDRVIPLFGLAVGYPSKKNDKKPRLPFQHIYHENEYNQDETAYRQELEVYNKIISEYYDERTGGKRKDTWTSQIADMLEKQTRMYMKDFVQKNKMDLS, from the coding sequence ATGAATGAAGTTACCAACTTGCTGATGGACCATCGTTCCGTCCGGAATTTTGAGGACAGGCCTCTGTCTAAAGAGCAGATTGAAACAATTGTACTATCTGCTCAAGCTGCTTCCACTTCAAGTTTTGTTCAGGCCTATTCAATAATCGGAGTGACAGATAAAGAAAAGAAAGCGAAACTTGCTGAAATGGCAGGCAATCAGAATTATGTAGCTGAAAATGGCCATTTTTTCGTGTTTTGTGCTGATCTGCATCGTCATGAAGTCATCGGACAAATGGAAAATAAAAATGTAATCCCATCAATCGAAAGCACAGAGAAGTTTATGGTGGCTGTCATTGATGCTGCTTTGGCTGCGCAGAATGCTGCCATTGCTGCAGAATCGCTGGGACTTGGACTCTGCTATATTGGCGGAATAAGAAATAATCTGGAGGGAGTGGCTGAGCTATTAAAAACACCAGATCGTGTGATTCCTTTGTTTGGACTGGCTGTTGGCTACCCTTCCAAAAAGAACGACAAAAAACCTCGGCTCCCTTTTCAGCACATTTATCATGAAAATGAGTATAATCAGGATGAAACAGCATACCGCCAAGAGCTGGAAGTGTATAATAAAATCATTTCCGAGTATTATGATGAGCGTACAGGCGGCAAGCGGAAGGACACTTGGACCAGTCAAATTGCCGACATGCTCGAAAAGCAGACACGCATGTATATGAAGGATTTTGTTCAGAAAAACAAGATGGATTTAAGCTAG